In Fibrobacter sp., one DNA window encodes the following:
- a CDS encoding TatD family nuclease-associated radical SAM protein codes for MILYTVTGKVGQAGYLNLKDSGDLTGKNVYVNITNRCPCSCVFCLRQTKKMMEGNSLWLKGGEPSVEAVMEEFDAFDLSVIHELIFCGFGEPLERIDDVCKIIDQLKAKYPNLKVRVNTNGLANLIHGKDITPELKGRFDTVSISLNAPDAEEFLVLTRSKFGIQSYDALKDFAVKAKQFVPNVVLTVVEKVMSEEKIEICRKTCEKLGVTLRVRPFED; via the coding sequence ATGATTTTATATACGGTTACCGGAAAGGTAGGACAGGCGGGCTACCTGAACCTCAAGGACAGCGGCGATTTGACCGGAAAGAATGTCTATGTGAACATCACCAACCGCTGCCCCTGTAGCTGCGTCTTTTGCCTGCGCCAGACCAAGAAGATGATGGAAGGGAACTCCCTCTGGCTCAAGGGCGGCGAGCCCAGCGTAGAGGCCGTGATGGAAGAATTCGACGCTTTTGACCTTTCCGTCATTCACGAGTTGATTTTTTGCGGTTTTGGTGAGCCTCTGGAGCGCATCGACGACGTGTGCAAGATTATCGACCAGCTGAAGGCGAAATACCCGAACCTGAAGGTCCGAGTGAACACCAACGGACTTGCAAACCTGATCCACGGGAAAGACATAACGCCCGAACTGAAAGGCCGTTTCGACACCGTCTCCATCTCATTGAACGCGCCGGACGCCGAAGAATTTTTGGTCCTTACACGGTCTAAGTTCGGCATCCAATCCTACGATGCCCTGAAGGATTTCGCCGTCAAGGCAAAGCAGTTCGTGCCGAATGTGGTCTTGACCGTCGTAGAAAAGGTCATGTCCGAAGAGAAAATCGAAATCTGCCGCAAGACCTGCGAAAAGCTGGGCGTCACCCTGAGGGTCCGCCCCTTCGAAGACTAA
- a CDS encoding pyridoxamine kinase, with amino-acid sequence MPQKKIALINDITGFGRCSIAVMAPVVSAMKIQAVAVPTAILSTHTQFPEYYFDDYTPRMRDYIDTYKKLDMSFDAIATGFLGSEEQVDIVVDFIKTFKKEGVFTLVDPVMGDYGRLYKTYTPALCNKMKDLIRHADILTPNLTELCSLMDVDYRDGDFSPAELEAMCQQLSFQGPKHIVVTGIHHGKQIMNFVFSRGETPKTIMVDRIGGDRSGTGDVISAVIAGMYLNGHSFYDSVKRATEFASKCISYCEKNNVPTHWGLSVEMYLRDLTEEEK; translated from the coding sequence ATGCCACAAAAAAAGATTGCGTTAATCAATGACATTACAGGTTTCGGACGGTGCTCCATCGCCGTCATGGCGCCTGTGGTTTCCGCCATGAAAATCCAGGCCGTTGCCGTGCCTACTGCAATCCTTTCGACCCATACGCAGTTTCCGGAATACTACTTTGACGATTACACTCCCCGCATGCGGGACTACATCGACACCTACAAGAAACTGGACATGTCCTTCGACGCCATCGCCACGGGATTTTTGGGTTCCGAAGAGCAGGTGGACATCGTCGTCGATTTTATCAAGACCTTCAAGAAAGAGGGCGTATTCACCCTGGTGGACCCGGTGATGGGCGACTATGGACGGCTTTACAAGACCTACACGCCTGCCCTCTGCAACAAGATGAAAGACCTGATCCGCCACGCAGATATCTTGACGCCCAACCTGACGGAGCTCTGCTCCCTGATGGACGTGGATTATCGGGATGGCGACTTTTCGCCTGCCGAACTGGAAGCCATGTGCCAGCAGCTGAGTTTCCAGGGACCCAAGCACATCGTGGTTACGGGAATCCACCACGGCAAACAAATCATGAACTTTGTTTTCAGCCGTGGCGAAACGCCCAAGACCATCATGGTGGACCGCATCGGAGGAGACCGGAGCGGAACCGGAGACGTGATTAGCGCCGTGATTGCGGGCATGTACCTGAACGGGCACAGTTTCTACGACTCCGTAAAGCGGGCCACCGAATTCGCCTCCAAGTGCATTTCCTATTGCGAAAAGAACAACGTGCCCACCCATTGGGGGCTTAGCGTCGAGATGTACCTTCGCGACCTGACGGAGGAGGAAAAATGA